One genomic segment of Ancylobacter sp. IITR112 includes these proteins:
- the rpsD gene encoding 30S ribosomal protein S4 — protein sequence MSKRVSAKHKLDRRMGENIWGRPKSPINKREYGPGQHGQRRKGKLSDFGVQLRAKQKLKGYYGSIGEKQFYSVYVEASRLKGDTGANLIGLLERRLDAVIYRAKFVPTVFAARQFVSHGHIKVNGRRVNIPSYQVKVGDVIEVKEASRQLVLVLEAVASGERDTPDYLEVDHSKMTAKFVRIPELNEVPYPVVMEPNLVVEYYSR from the coding sequence ATGAGCAAGCGCGTTTCGGCCAAGCACAAGCTTGACCGCCGTATGGGCGAAAACATCTGGGGCCGCCCGAAGAGCCCCATCAACAAGCGTGAATATGGCCCCGGCCAGCACGGCCAGCGCCGCAAGGGCAAGCTGTCCGACTTCGGCGTGCAGCTGCGCGCCAAGCAGAAGCTGAAGGGCTATTACGGCTCGATCGGCGAGAAGCAGTTCTATTCGGTCTATGTCGAGGCCTCGCGCCTCAAGGGCGACACCGGCGCCAACCTGATCGGCCTGCTCGAGCGCCGTCTCGACGCGGTGATCTACCGCGCCAAGTTCGTTCCGACCGTGTTCGCCGCCCGCCAGTTCGTGAGCCACGGCCACATCAAGGTGAACGGCCGCCGCGTCAACATCCCGTCCTACCAGGTGAAGGTCGGCGACGTGATCGAGGTCAAGGAAGCCTCCCGCCAGCTCGTGCTGGTGCTGGAAGCCGTCGCCTCCGGCGAGCGCGACACCCCGGACTATCTCGAAGTCGATCACTCCAAGATGACGGCGAAGTTCGTCCGCATCCCGGAGCTCAACGAGGTGCCCTATCCGGTGGTGATGGAGCCGAACCTCGTCGTCGAATATTATTCGCGCTGA
- a CDS encoding lytic murein transglycosylase: MTRDFIDSRALALPIRRRALLLGAGVSFGTLALGSLAPAQVAKERFEVWVETFQSRARAKGISDVVYRRVMSGLQPDLSVYAKDSAQPEFREQLWQYLNRRISDWRLMTGRAAAKDNAALMKRLQKDFGVEPDVLLGLWGMESAFGELVTDPDHMKPVFPALAALAWGEPRRRSYWETELINGLAIVQRGWASPDEMLGSWAGAMGHTQWMPEVWLNLGVDYDGDGAPSPYRVADALAGSSLYLIKRGKYQRGLPWGFEVRMDGVPEKYADAKAWRTVADWAKLGVTPAGGGRFALPKARARLWAPVGPEGPCFLLTQNFYAVRSYNPSMNYALAVCHLGDRVLGGDPFITPFPGGERALTLAEIQEVQRRLTRAGFDTGGVDGRVGNMTMRAVANFQRKMGVEPDGYASLEVLAALRGGR; encoded by the coding sequence GTGACGCGCGACTTTATCGATTCCCGGGCGCTGGCCCTCCCGATCCGCCGGCGGGCCTTGCTGCTCGGCGCCGGGGTGAGCTTCGGAACACTTGCGCTCGGCAGCCTCGCGCCGGCGCAGGTGGCGAAGGAGCGATTCGAGGTGTGGGTCGAGACTTTCCAGTCCCGCGCCCGCGCGAAGGGCATTTCCGATGTGGTCTACCGCCGGGTGATGAGCGGGCTTCAGCCCGACCTCTCCGTCTACGCCAAGGACAGCGCCCAGCCGGAATTCCGCGAACAGCTCTGGCAATATCTCAACCGCCGCATTTCCGACTGGCGGCTGATGACCGGCCGGGCGGCGGCGAAGGACAATGCCGCGCTGATGAAGCGCCTGCAAAAGGATTTCGGCGTCGAGCCGGATGTGCTCTTGGGTCTGTGGGGCATGGAGAGCGCCTTCGGCGAACTTGTCACCGATCCCGACCATATGAAGCCGGTGTTTCCCGCGCTCGCCGCGCTCGCCTGGGGCGAGCCGCGCCGGCGCAGCTATTGGGAGACCGAGCTCATCAATGGCCTCGCCATCGTCCAGCGCGGCTGGGCGAGCCCGGACGAAATGCTGGGCTCCTGGGCGGGCGCCATGGGCCACACCCAGTGGATGCCGGAAGTCTGGCTCAATCTCGGCGTCGATTATGACGGCGACGGCGCGCCGTCTCCCTACCGCGTGGCGGACGCGCTGGCGGGCTCCTCGCTCTACCTCATCAAGCGCGGCAAATATCAGCGCGGCCTGCCCTGGGGCTTCGAGGTGAGGATGGACGGCGTGCCGGAAAAATATGCCGACGCCAAGGCGTGGCGCACGGTCGCCGACTGGGCGAAGCTCGGCGTGACGCCGGCCGGCGGCGGGCGCTTCGCCCTGCCCAAGGCACGGGCGCGGCTGTGGGCGCCGGTCGGGCCGGAGGGGCCGTGCTTCCTGCTGACGCAGAATTTCTATGCTGTGCGCAGCTACAACCCGTCGATGAACTACGCGCTCGCCGTCTGCCATCTCGGCGACCGGGTGCTGGGCGGCGACCCCTTCATCACGCCGTTCCCCGGCGGCGAGCGGGCGCTGACCCTCGCGGAGATCCAGGAAGTGCAGCGCCGGCTGACGCGAGCGGGATTCGACACGGGCGGGGTCGATGGCCGGGTCGGCAACATGACCATGCGCGCGGTGGCCAATTTCCAGCGCAAGATGGGGGTGGAGCCCGACGGCTATGCCAGCCTTGAGGTGCTGGCGGCGCTGCGCGGGGGACGGTGA
- the purQ gene encoding phosphoribosylformylglycinamidine synthase subunit PurQ → MKAAVLVFPGSNREGDVARALELVSGVKPAMVWHADTALPAGTDLVVLPGGFSYGDYLRCGAIAARAAIMEAVRAHAARGGLVLGICNGFQILCESGLLPGVLVRNARLRFICREALLKVERNDTPFTRRYARGAIVRFPVAHGEGNYTADATTLKKLEDEGRVLFRYVMPDGHRDDAQVLNGAANSIAGIVSEKLNVLGLMPHPENHVDPQVGPTDGRALFESLVGVLEKA, encoded by the coding sequence ATGAAAGCCGCCGTCCTCGTTTTCCCCGGCTCCAACCGCGAGGGCGACGTTGCACGCGCCCTGGAACTGGTTTCGGGCGTCAAGCCGGCCATGGTCTGGCACGCCGACACCGCCCTGCCCGCCGGCACCGACCTTGTCGTGCTGCCGGGCGGCTTCTCCTATGGCGACTATCTGCGCTGCGGCGCCATCGCCGCCCGCGCCGCCATCATGGAGGCGGTGCGCGCCCATGCCGCCCGCGGCGGGCTGGTGCTCGGCATCTGCAACGGCTTCCAGATTCTGTGCGAGAGCGGGCTGCTGCCGGGCGTGCTGGTGCGCAATGCCCGGCTGCGCTTCATCTGCCGCGAGGCGCTGCTGAAGGTGGAGCGCAACGACACCCCCTTCACCCGCCGCTACGCGCGCGGCGCCATCGTGCGCTTCCCCGTCGCCCATGGCGAGGGCAACTACACCGCCGACGCCACCACGCTGAAGAAGCTGGAGGATGAGGGCCGGGTGCTGTTCCGCTATGTCATGCCCGACGGCCACCGCGACGACGCGCAGGTGCTGAACGGCGCCGCCAATTCCATCGCCGGCATCGTCTCCGAGAAGCTCAACGTGCTCGGGCTGATGCCGCACCCGGAAAACCATGTGGACCCGCAGGTCGGCCCGACCGACGGGCGCGCTTTGTTCGAGAGCCTCGTCGGCGTGCTGGAGAAGGCGTGA
- a CDS encoding NADP-dependent isocitrate dehydrogenase, with protein sequence MAKIKVANPVVELDGDEMTRIIWQYIKDKLIHPYLDVPLEYYDLGLPNRDATGDQVTIDAAEAIKRVGVGVKCATITPDAGRMTEYNLAKMWRSPNGTIRNILGGVIFREPIICKNVPRLVPGWTQPIIVGRHAFGDQYRATDFLVPGKGTLSIKFVGDDGQVIEHEVYKYPGAGVALSMYNIDESIAEFARASLNYGLMRKYPVYLSTKDTILKQYDGRFRQIFQEIYEAEFKAEFEKHKIWYEHRLIDDMVASALKWSGGYVWACKNYDGDVQSDIVAQGFGSLGLMTSVLMTPDGKTVEAEAAHGTVTRHYREHQKGKETSTNSIASIFAWTRGLAHRAKLDDNADLATFCATLEKVCVDTVESGYMTKDLALLVGADQKWLSTTGFLDKISENLSKALA encoded by the coding sequence ATGGCGAAGATCAAGGTGGCGAATCCGGTCGTCGAGCTCGACGGCGACGAGATGACCCGGATCATCTGGCAGTACATCAAGGACAAGCTCATCCATCCTTATCTGGATGTGCCGCTCGAATATTACGATCTCGGCCTGCCCAACCGCGACGCGACGGGCGACCAGGTCACGATCGACGCCGCCGAGGCCATCAAGCGCGTGGGCGTGGGCGTGAAGTGCGCCACCATCACCCCCGATGCCGGCCGCATGACCGAGTACAACCTCGCCAAGATGTGGCGTTCGCCCAACGGCACCATCCGCAACATTCTCGGCGGCGTGATCTTCCGCGAGCCGATCATCTGCAAGAATGTGCCGCGCCTCGTGCCCGGCTGGACCCAGCCGATCATCGTCGGCCGCCATGCCTTCGGCGACCAGTACCGCGCCACCGATTTCCTCGTTCCCGGCAAGGGCACGCTCAGCATCAAGTTCGTCGGCGATGACGGGCAGGTGATCGAGCACGAAGTCTACAAATACCCCGGCGCCGGCGTGGCGCTGTCGATGTACAACATCGACGAATCCATCGCCGAGTTCGCCCGCGCCTCGCTCAATTACGGCCTGATGCGCAAATACCCGGTGTACCTCTCCACCAAGGACACCATCCTCAAGCAGTATGACGGCCGTTTCCGCCAGATCTTCCAGGAAATCTACGAGGCCGAATTCAAGGCCGAGTTCGAGAAGCACAAGATCTGGTACGAGCACCGCCTGATCGACGACATGGTGGCCTCGGCGCTGAAATGGTCGGGCGGCTATGTCTGGGCGTGCAAGAACTATGATGGCGACGTGCAGTCCGACATCGTGGCGCAGGGCTTCGGTTCGCTCGGCCTGATGACCTCGGTGCTGATGACGCCGGACGGCAAGACCGTGGAAGCGGAAGCTGCGCACGGCACGGTGACGCGCCATTACCGCGAGCACCAGAAGGGCAAGGAGACCTCGACCAACTCCATCGCCTCGATCTTCGCCTGGACGCGCGGCCTCGCCCATCGCGCCAAGCTCGACGACAATGCCGACCTCGCCACCTTCTGCGCCACACTGGAGAAGGTGTGTGTCGACACGGTCGAGAGCGGCTACATGACCAAGGATCTCGCTCTGCTGGTCGGCGCCGACCAGAAGTGGCTCTCCACCACCGGCTTCCTCGACAAGATCTCCGAAAACCTGAGCAAGGCACTCGCCTGA
- the grxD gene encoding Grx4 family monothiol glutaredoxin, protein MMSIHDFIDGQVKSNDVVVFMKGTPQFPMCGFSGQVVQVFALLGVDYKGINVLDSDEIRNGIKEYTSWPTIPQVFVKGEFVGGCDIVREMYQSGELQTLLEEKGVPVMGKATA, encoded by the coding sequence GTGATGAGCATTCACGATTTCATCGACGGCCAGGTGAAGAGCAACGACGTCGTCGTCTTCATGAAGGGCACGCCGCAATTCCCCATGTGCGGCTTCTCCGGCCAGGTGGTGCAGGTCTTCGCCCTGCTCGGCGTCGACTATAAGGGCATCAACGTCCTCGACTCCGACGAGATCCGCAACGGCATCAAGGAATACACCTCCTGGCCGACCATTCCGCAGGTCTTCGTCAAGGGCGAGTTCGTCGGCGGCTGCGACATCGTCCGCGAGATGTACCAGTCCGGCGAGTTGCAGACGCTGCTGGAAGAAAAGGGCGTCCCGGTGATGGGCAAGGCGACGGCCTGA
- a CDS encoding DUF1476 domain-containing protein: protein MSTFDNREDAFEAKYAHDQNLRFKALARRNKALGLWAAEKLGLAGEEANAYAGTVVAADLEEAGDEDVYRKLKADFDAKGLDVSEHRIRRTMDELLAEAIATLKQEG from the coding sequence ATGAGCACGTTCGACAACCGCGAAGACGCGTTCGAGGCCAAGTACGCCCACGACCAGAATCTGCGCTTCAAGGCGCTGGCCCGCCGCAACAAGGCGCTGGGCCTGTGGGCGGCCGAGAAGCTCGGCCTCGCCGGCGAGGAGGCGAACGCCTATGCCGGCACCGTCGTGGCGGCGGACCTTGAAGAGGCCGGCGACGAGGATGTCTACCGCAAGCTGAAGGCGGATTTCGACGCCAAGGGCCTCGACGTGTCCGAGCACCGTATCCGCCGCACCATGGACGAACTGCTCGCCGAGGCGATCGCGACGCTGAAGCAGGAGGGCTGA
- a CDS encoding cycloisomerase has protein sequence MLARPVLFSLALLLAAGTAGAQELRPAAETIGRFEVPEARQAVAVTDRFFYAIDNRTLVKLDKATGAPVAKWEGPKGGPILHLDSGVVHDGKLYTAHSNYPDWPMTSSVEVWDAETLKHLDSHSFGIERGSFTWLDRDAQGRWWGAFANYNRVFDKSPLAYGNKYATQIVRFNADWSIAEAFVYPDALVAKFQDMSNSGGAFGPDGRLYISGHDNPELYVVAPPAMGSVMEWRETIPVEIAGQGFAFDPAQPGVVWGLIRGKGGAANQVTVSRLPAAK, from the coding sequence ATGCTTGCACGCCCTGTATTGTTCAGTCTCGCCCTTCTGCTGGCGGCCGGGACCGCCGGCGCGCAGGAACTGCGCCCCGCTGCCGAGACCATCGGCCGGTTCGAGGTTCCCGAAGCCCGGCAGGCCGTCGCGGTGACGGACCGCTTTTTCTACGCCATCGACAATCGCACCCTGGTGAAGCTCGACAAGGCCACCGGCGCGCCGGTGGCGAAATGGGAGGGTCCGAAGGGCGGGCCGATTCTCCATCTCGACAGCGGTGTCGTTCATGACGGCAAGCTCTACACCGCCCACTCCAACTACCCGGACTGGCCGATGACCTCCTCGGTGGAGGTATGGGACGCGGAGACGCTGAAACATCTGGACAGCCACAGCTTCGGCATCGAGCGCGGCTCCTTTACCTGGCTCGACCGCGACGCGCAGGGCCGCTGGTGGGGCGCGTTCGCCAATTACAACCGCGTCTTCGACAAGAGCCCGCTCGCCTATGGCAACAAGTACGCCACCCAGATCGTGCGCTTCAACGCCGACTGGAGCATCGCCGAGGCGTTTGTCTATCCCGATGCGCTGGTCGCCAAGTTCCAGGACATGAGCAATTCCGGCGGGGCCTTCGGCCCGGACGGGCGGCTCTACATTTCCGGCCATGACAATCCCGAACTCTATGTGGTCGCGCCGCCGGCGATGGGCTCGGTGATGGAGTGGCGGGAGACGATCCCGGTCGAGATCGCCGGGCAGGGCTTCGCCTTCGACCCGGCGCAGCCCGGCGTGGTCTGGGGGCTGATCCGCGGCAAGGGCGGCGCGGCGAACCAGGTGACGGTCAGCCGCCTGCCGGCGGCCAAGTGA
- a CDS encoding BolA family protein, whose protein sequence is MAMEAAEIERLIKEGLPDASVEIRDLAGDGNHYAATVIAESFRGKSRVQQHQMVYATLKGQMGGVLHALALQTNVPD, encoded by the coding sequence ATGGCGATGGAAGCGGCGGAAATCGAGCGCCTCATCAAGGAAGGGCTGCCGGACGCCTCGGTCGAGATTCGCGATCTCGCCGGCGACGGCAATCACTATGCTGCGACCGTGATCGCCGAGAGCTTTCGCGGCAAGAGCCGCGTGCAGCAGCATCAGATGGTCTATGCCACGCTGAAGGGCCAGATGGGCGGCGTGTTGCACGCCCTCGCGCTTCAGACCAATGTACCCGACTGA
- the purL gene encoding phosphoribosylformylglycinamidine synthase subunit PurL, with amino-acid sequence MIPSEPKITPELVAEHGLKPDEYERILKLIGREPTFTELGIFSAMWNEHCSYKSSRLHLRGLPTKAPWVIQGPGENAGVIDIGDGKAAVFKMESHNHPSYIEPHQGAATGVGGILRDVFTMGARPIAALNALRFGDPKHPRTRHLLAGVVSGIGSYGNSFGVPTVGGLVGFHTRYDGNNLVNAMAVGLADADKIFYAKATGVGLPVVYLGSKTGRDGIHGATMASAEFGEGAEEKRPTVQVGDPFAEKLLLEACLEIMEAGCVVAIQDMGAAGLTCSAVEMGAKGDLGIELDLDKLPCRETGMSAYEMMLSESQERMLMVIAPGKEDEAEAIFRKWGLDFAIVGYTTDTLRFVVKHKGEIKADLPIKELGDEAPLYDRPWVETPKQQRIDPASLDITATIPGALERLIGSPDFASKRWIWEQYDYLILNNTAQRPGGDAAVVRVEDGPKALAMSCDVTPRYCEADPFEGGKQAVAEAWRNITAVGAKPLALTDNLNFGNPEKPEIMGQLVGCLRGIGAAALALDFPVVSGNVSLYNETHGRGILPTPTIGGVGLLDDIEKMATLDFKAGGETILVIGATTGWLGQSAFLSEILDREDGAPPPVDLDLERRTGDLVRALIQEELVTAVHDVSDGGLLVALAEMAMASGIGATLAAPPPEMNPFAFWFGEDQARYIVTVESSAKALVARRAELAGIPLAKLGTTGGDRLNIAGERPIVVDALRERHEAWLPIYMGAGLM; translated from the coding sequence ATGATCCCCTCCGAACCGAAAATCACTCCCGAACTCGTCGCCGAGCACGGCCTCAAGCCCGACGAGTATGAGCGCATCCTGAAGCTGATCGGCCGCGAGCCGACCTTCACCGAGCTCGGCATCTTCTCGGCGATGTGGAACGAGCATTGCTCGTACAAATCCTCGCGCCTGCATCTGCGCGGCCTGCCGACCAAGGCGCCGTGGGTGATCCAGGGCCCGGGCGAGAATGCCGGCGTCATCGACATCGGCGACGGCAAGGCCGCCGTGTTCAAGATGGAGAGCCACAACCACCCCTCCTATATCGAGCCGCATCAGGGCGCGGCGACCGGGGTCGGCGGCATTCTGCGCGACGTGTTCACCATGGGCGCGCGCCCCATCGCGGCGCTGAACGCGCTGCGCTTCGGCGACCCCAAGCACCCGCGGACCCGGCATCTGCTCGCCGGCGTGGTCAGCGGCATCGGCTCCTACGGCAATTCCTTCGGCGTGCCGACCGTGGGCGGGCTGGTCGGCTTCCACACCCGCTATGACGGCAACAACCTCGTCAACGCCATGGCGGTCGGCCTCGCCGACGCCGACAAGATCTTCTACGCCAAGGCCACCGGCGTCGGCCTGCCCGTGGTCTATCTCGGCTCGAAGACCGGCCGCGACGGCATTCACGGCGCCACCATGGCCTCGGCCGAGTTCGGCGAGGGCGCGGAGGAAAAGCGCCCCACCGTGCAGGTCGGCGACCCCTTCGCCGAGAAGCTGCTGCTGGAAGCCTGCCTTGAGATCATGGAGGCGGGCTGCGTCGTCGCCATTCAGGACATGGGCGCCGCCGGCCTCACCTGCTCGGCGGTGGAAATGGGCGCCAAGGGCGACCTCGGCATCGAGCTCGATCTCGACAAGCTGCCCTGCCGCGAAACCGGCATGAGCGCCTATGAGATGATGCTGTCCGAGAGCCAGGAGCGCATGCTCATGGTGATCGCGCCCGGCAAGGAAGACGAGGCGGAGGCCATCTTCCGCAAATGGGGCCTCGACTTCGCCATTGTCGGCTACACCACCGACACGCTGCGCTTCGTCGTCAAGCACAAGGGCGAGATCAAGGCTGACCTGCCGATCAAGGAGCTGGGTGACGAGGCCCCGCTCTATGATCGCCCCTGGGTCGAGACGCCCAAGCAGCAGCGCATCGACCCCGCCTCGCTCGACATCACCGCGACCATTCCCGGCGCGCTGGAACGGCTGATCGGCTCGCCCGACTTCGCCTCCAAGCGCTGGATATGGGAGCAATATGACTATCTCATCCTCAACAACACCGCGCAGCGCCCGGGCGGCGACGCGGCGGTGGTGCGAGTGGAGGATGGGCCCAAGGCGCTCGCCATGAGCTGCGACGTGACCCCGCGCTATTGCGAGGCCGACCCGTTCGAGGGCGGCAAGCAGGCGGTGGCGGAAGCCTGGCGCAACATCACCGCCGTCGGCGCCAAGCCGCTGGCGTTGACCGACAATCTCAATTTCGGCAACCCGGAAAAGCCGGAGATCATGGGCCAGTTGGTCGGCTGCCTGCGCGGCATCGGCGCGGCGGCGCTGGCGCTCGACTTCCCCGTCGTGTCCGGCAATGTGAGCCTCTACAACGAGACCCATGGGCGCGGCATCCTGCCGACCCCGACCATTGGCGGCGTCGGCCTGCTCGACGACATCGAGAAGATGGCGACGCTGGACTTCAAGGCCGGCGGCGAGACCATCCTCGTCATCGGCGCCACCACGGGCTGGCTCGGCCAGTCCGCCTTCCTCTCGGAAATCCTGGACCGCGAGGACGGCGCGCCGCCGCCGGTCGACCTCGATCTGGAGCGGCGCACCGGCGATCTCGTGCGCGCGCTGATTCAGGAAGAGCTCGTCACCGCCGTGCATGACGTGTCGGATGGCGGCCTTTTGGTGGCGCTGGCGGAAATGGCGATGGCTTCCGGCATCGGCGCGACGCTGGCTGCGCCGCCGCCGGAGATGAACCCCTTCGCCTTCTGGTTTGGCGAGGATCAGGCCCGCTACATCGTCACCGTCGAGAGCAGCGCCAAGGCGCTGGTCGCGCGTCGGGCGGAGCTGGCCGGCATCCCGCTGGCCAAGCTCGGCACCACGGGCGGCGACCGATTGAATATTGCGGGCGAGCGCCCAATTGTAGTGGACGCGCTGCGCGAGCGGCACGAGGCCTGGCTGCCCATCTATATGGGCGCGGGCTTGATGTGA
- the purC gene encoding phosphoribosylaminoimidazolesuccinocarboxamide synthase, whose protein sequence is MDFLNRRYPPMSRRRRIYEGKAKVLYEGPEPGTLIQHFKDDATAFNNKKHDVIDGKGVLNNRISEYVFLKLNEIGVPTHFIKRLNMREQLIREVEIIPLEVVVRNVAAGSLSTRLGIEEGTQLPRSIIEFYYKNDALNDPLVSEEHITAFGWATTQEIDDIIALAIRVNDFLSGLFLGVGIRLVDFKMECGRLWEGDMMRIVVADEISPDSCRLWDIKSNDKLDKDRFRRDMGGLVEAYSEVARRLGIMTENERIQPGGPVLVKSEPDE, encoded by the coding sequence ATGGACTTCCTCAACCGACGGTACCCACCCATGAGCCGCCGCCGCCGCATTTATGAAGGTAAGGCGAAGGTCCTCTATGAAGGCCCTGAGCCCGGCACACTGATCCAGCACTTCAAGGACGACGCCACCGCCTTCAACAACAAGAAGCACGACGTCATCGACGGCAAAGGCGTGCTGAACAACCGCATCTCGGAATATGTCTTCCTCAAGCTGAACGAGATCGGCGTCCCCACGCATTTCATCAAGCGGCTGAACATGCGCGAGCAGCTCATCCGCGAGGTCGAGATCATCCCGCTCGAAGTCGTGGTGCGCAACGTCGCCGCCGGCTCGCTGTCGACCCGCCTCGGCATCGAGGAAGGCACGCAGCTTCCGCGCTCGATCATCGAGTTCTATTACAAGAACGACGCGCTCAACGATCCGCTGGTTTCCGAAGAGCACATCACCGCCTTTGGCTGGGCCACCACCCAGGAAATCGACGACATCATCGCCCTGGCGATCCGCGTCAACGATTTCCTGTCCGGCCTCTTCCTCGGCGTCGGCATCCGTCTCGTCGACTTCAAGATGGAATGCGGCCGCCTGTGGGAAGGCGACATGATGCGCATCGTCGTCGCCGACGAGATCAGCCCGGATTCCTGCCGGCTGTGGGACATCAAGTCGAACGACAAGCTCGACAAGGACCGCTTCCGCCGCGACATGGGCGGGCTGGTGGAGGCCTATTCCGAGGTCGCCCGCCGCCTCGGCATCATGACCGAGAATGAGCGCATTCAGCCGGGTGGCCCGGTACTGGTGAAATCCGAGCCCGACGAGTGA
- the purS gene encoding phosphoribosylformylglycinamidine synthase subunit PurS: MKARVLVTLKSAVLDPQGKAIEGALRSLGVPGVSSVRQGKVFDVELETGDAAKAEATLKDACEKLLANTVIESYRIELVG; this comes from the coding sequence ATGAAGGCGCGCGTCCTCGTCACCCTGAAATCCGCCGTGCTCGACCCGCAGGGCAAGGCCATCGAGGGCGCCCTGCGCTCGCTCGGCGTTCCCGGCGTCTCCAGCGTCCGCCAGGGCAAGGTCTTCGATGTCGAGCTGGAAACCGGCGATGCCGCCAAGGCCGAGGCGACGCTGAAGGACGCCTGCGAGAAGCTGCTCGCCAATACGGTGATCGAATCCTACCGCATCGAACTGGTGGGCTGA
- a CDS encoding RNA methyltransferase, translating to MTGAGTNRSLDWPESGPVVILVEPQLGENIGSAVRAMGNFGLTRLRIVNPREGWPNPKAVTFASGADRILDNAEIFPDLRAALADLNFVAAATARERGMQKAVLGADAVAVETASRIAGGEQVGLVFGRERTGLYTEEVSLADVILTLPVNPAFASLNLGMAVAVVAYEWFKLASGGALPFQMPDRYPIADKADLLAFFDHVEHELDEALFFRSPEKKPVTIRNIRNIFHRVGLTRQDIATLHGMVAALVEGRRVREARTAARLEGRSDGAEEGAGES from the coding sequence ATGACCGGGGCTGGTACCAATCGCAGCCTCGACTGGCCCGAGAGCGGGCCGGTGGTGATTCTGGTCGAGCCGCAACTCGGCGAGAATATCGGCTCCGCCGTGCGCGCCATGGGCAATTTCGGCCTGACGCGGCTGCGCATCGTCAATCCGCGCGAGGGCTGGCCGAACCCCAAGGCGGTGACCTTCGCCTCCGGCGCCGACCGCATCCTCGACAATGCCGAGATTTTCCCGGACCTGCGCGCGGCGCTGGCCGACCTCAATTTCGTCGCCGCCGCCACGGCCCGCGAGCGCGGCATGCAGAAGGCCGTTCTCGGTGCCGATGCGGTGGCGGTGGAGACCGCCTCGCGAATCGCCGGCGGCGAGCAGGTGGGGCTGGTGTTCGGGCGCGAGCGCACGGGACTCTATACGGAAGAAGTCTCGCTCGCCGATGTCATCCTCACCTTGCCGGTCAATCCCGCCTTCGCCTCGCTCAATCTCGGCATGGCGGTGGCTGTCGTGGCCTATGAATGGTTCAAGCTGGCCTCCGGCGGGGCGCTGCCGTTCCAGATGCCGGACCGCTACCCCATCGCCGACAAGGCGGATCTGCTCGCCTTTTTCGACCATGTCGAACATGAACTGGACGAGGCGCTGTTCTTCCGTTCGCCGGAAAAGAAACCGGTGACGATCCGCAACATCCGCAACATCTTCCATCGCGTCGGGCTGACGCGGCAGGACATCGCCACGCTGCACGGCATGGTGGCGGCGCTGGTGGAGGGCAGGCGGGTGCGCGAGGCGCGCACCGCCGCGCGTTTGGAGGGGCGCAGCGACGGGGCGGAGGAGGGCGCGGGCGAAAGCTGA
- the murI gene encoding glutamate racemase yields MSSLPPATALRAPTILMFDSGLGGLSVFRELARARPDARFIYAADDAAFPYGALSEDALVARVMAVMDRLIARTAPDAVVVSCNTASTLVLPPLRARFAIPFVGTVPAIKPACESSLTREVSVLATPGTVRRDYTQKLIQDFAGDCHVTLVGSTRLAPLAEAAMRGEEVSNAEIAAEIAPAFVREGRSRTDTVVLACTHYPLLLDRLKQVAPWPVRWIDPAAAIARRLSSLVGPVAFASNPAPMRLFSTGRPLDAALVERIGGRRSRSGEILDMEASAPA; encoded by the coding sequence GTGTCGTCCTTGCCGCCTGCCACCGCACTGCGTGCGCCGACCATACTGATGTTCGATTCCGGGCTCGGCGGCCTTTCCGTGTTTCGCGAACTCGCCCGCGCGCGGCCGGATGCCCGCTTCATCTATGCCGCAGACGACGCGGCCTTTCCCTATGGGGCGCTCAGCGAGGACGCGCTGGTGGCGCGGGTCATGGCGGTGATGGATCGCCTGATCGCCCGCACCGCGCCGGATGCGGTGGTGGTCTCCTGCAACACCGCCTCGACGCTGGTGCTGCCGCCGCTGCGGGCGCGCTTCGCCATTCCCTTCGTCGGCACGGTCCCCGCGATCAAACCGGCCTGTGAAAGCTCGCTTACCCGCGAGGTCAGCGTGCTCGCCACACCCGGCACGGTGCGACGCGACTACACACAGAAGCTGATCCAGGATTTTGCCGGCGACTGCCATGTGACGCTGGTCGGCTCCACCCGGCTCGCGCCGCTGGCCGAAGCCGCCATGCGCGGCGAGGAGGTGAGCAATGCCGAGATCGCCGCCGAGATCGCCCCCGCTTTCGTGCGGGAGGGGCGGTCGCGGACCGACACGGTGGTGCTGGCTTGCACCCATTACCCGCTGCTGCTCGACCGGCTGAAGCAGGTGGCGCCCTGGCCGGTGCGCTGGATCGACCCGGCGGCGGCGATCGCCCGGCGGCTGTCCTCGCTGGTCGGCCCGGTCGCCTTCGCTTCCAATCCCGCGCCGATGCGGCTGTTCTCCACCGGCCGGCCGCTCGATGCCGCGCTGGTCGAACGGATCGGCGGGCGGCGCAGCCGCTCAGGCGAGATCCTTGACATGGAGGCGTCCGCTCCGGCCTGA